From Triticum urartu cultivar G1812 chromosome 2, Tu2.1, whole genome shotgun sequence, a single genomic window includes:
- the LOC125538892 gene encoding protein NUCLEAR FUSION DEFECTIVE 4-like yields the protein MAGGGGLGKVKAGSRPPWVGLAAAVWVQVAAGSAYVFPLYSHAVKEALGYNQKALTMLGVANDVGENVGLVPGVLANRLPPWLILLIGSACAFFGFGTVWLAVTKTVAMPYWVLCIALCVGTNSSAWLGTAALVTNMRNFPLSRGTVAGLIKGYVAVSAAVYTETFNGMLNNSPTNLLLLLALGIPVACVVVMYFVRPCTPSLDEDNATEHSHFVFTQVSSVVLGVYLMVATILGDTLNLSATITYLLFGIMILLLLSPLAIPIKMTLYPSKPKEEKASALLVPSYSTDSLSGADQENGEPLLRGTSATFVPGNNDSDETDLDVLLAEGEGAVNLKKRKGPRRGDDFTFAEALVKADFWLLFIVYFCGVGTGVTALNNLAQIGTSVGANDTTVLLCLFGFCNFVGRILGGSISEYFVRTRMLPRPFWMMCTQIIMVVTFLLFATGLHSLIYVSTTLLGICYGVQFAVMIPTVSELFGLKDFGLMYNFMLMVNPIGAFFFSALLAGYVYDKEAERQNPGVLDPSNCFGPDCFRLTFYVCAMVCCCGTLICLVFIARIKPVYQMLYASGSFRHPRQQQLY from the exons ATGGCGGGCGGCGGAGGGCTGGGGAAGGTGAAGGCGGGGAGCCGGCCGCCGTGGGTGGggctggcggcggcggtgtgGGTGCAGGTGGCGGCCGGCAGCGCCTACGTCTTCCCGCTCTACTCGCACGCCGTCAAGGAGGCGCTCGGGTACAACCAGAAGGCGCTCACCATGCTGGGCGTCGCCAACGACGTGGGCGAGAACGTGGGGTTGGTCCCCGGGGTGCTCGCCAACCGCCTCCCGCCCTGGCTCATCCTCCTCATCGGCTCCGCCTGCGCCTTCTTCGGCTTCGGCACCGTCTGGCTCGCCGTCACCAAGACCGTCGCCATGCCCTACTGGGTG TTGTGTATAGCTCTATGTGTCGGCACAAACAGCAGTGCGTGGTTGGGAACTGCGGCGCTTGTGACCAACATGAGGAACTTTCCTCTCAGCCGAGGAACCGTTGCCGGTCTCATCAAAGGTTATGTTGCTGTTAGTGCTGCTGTCTACACGGAAACGTTCAATGGAATGCTTAACAATTCGCCCACAAACCTTTTGCTGTTGCTTGCTTTGGGGATCCCGGTAGCATGTGTTGTGGTGATGTATTTTGTCAGGCCCTGCACCCCATCACTGGATGAGGATAATGCAACAGAACACAGCCACTTCGTGTTCACGCAGGTCTCTAGTGTGGTTCTCGGCGTGTATCTTATGGTGGCTACGATACTCGGCGACACTTTGAACCTAAGTGCGACTATCACCTACCTTTTATTTGGTATAATGATACTCCTGCTCCTTTCTCCACTTGCCATACCAATCAAAATGACACTTTATCCAAGCAAGCCAAAGGAGGAGAAGGCCAGCGCCCTGCTTGTTCCGTCTTATTCAACGGATAGTTTGTCCGGTGCGGATCAAGAGAACGGAGAACCGCTTCTGCGTGGCACGTCGGCGACGTTTGTTCCAGGCAACAATGATTCTGATGAGACTGATCTGGATGTTCTGCTTGCTGAGGGTGAGGGAGCAGTGAATTTGAAGAAGAGGAAAGGGCCAAGAAGAGGGGACGATTTCACATTTGCTGAAGCCTTAGTTAAGGCAGATTTCTGGCTACTGTTTATTGTATACTTTTGTGGTGTTGGCACTGGTGTCACTGCTCTGAACAACCTAGCTCAGATTGGGACTTCTGTTGGTGCTAATGACACAACTGTTTTGTTGTGCCTCTTCGGCTTCTGCAACTTTGTTGGCCGTATCCTTGGTGGATCAATCTCTGAATATTTCGTAAG AACAAGAATGCTTCCTCGTCCTTTCTGGATGATGTGCACACAAATAATCATGGTGGTAACCTTCCTCCTTTTTGCGACCGGCCTCCACAGCCTGATCTATGTGTCAACGACGCTGCTGGGGATATGCTATGGGGTCCAGTTCGCAGTCATGATACCGACCGTGTCGGAGCTTTTCGGGCTCAAGGACTTCGGGCTGATGTACAACTTCATGCTCATGGTGAACCCGATCGGCGCGTTCTTTTTCTCGGCCCTCCTCGCCGGTTACGTCTACGACAAGGAGGCGGAGAGGCAGAACCCTGGCGTGCTGGACCCTTCAAACTGCTTTGGACCTGACTGTTTCAGGCTCACATTCTACGTCTGTGCCATGGTGTGTTGCTGTGGAACCCTGATCTGCCTAGTTTTCATCGCGAGGATCAAGCCGGTTTATCAGATGCTCTACGCCAGCGGGTCGTTCAGACACCCTCGACAGCAGCAGCTGTACTGA